Within Limisalsivibrio acetivorans, the genomic segment ACTCCGCACAGACATCAAGGATATAAACAGCTTCAATACGGATCAGGGTATGGTCATGTATTCCAACTTCAACATAATGCACCCCCGCAGGGGCATGATGCACGGCAGACCCTCCCAGGAGAACATGAAGGAGGTTATCGCCGCCCTCGTAATCGATGACACGCCCCTTAGGGATGCTAAGAAGCAGATGTATACAGGATTAGTGCAGATACTCCTGATCATGGCCCTGCTCGTAGCGGCATACCTCTTCGCCATACGTTTCATCAAGCTCAATACAAAACAGACCGAAAGGCTCAAAAGCGCCGAGCAGGAGGCGGAGATGGGCCGAATGTCCCAGGTGCTTGCCCATGAGATAAAGAACCCTCTCAGCACTATCTCAGGCCTTGTGGACTATGCAAAGGGGAAGGTTGGGGATGAATCCATCTCAGATGTGCTCAGCAGAAGCTCATCTGAGATAAAGCGGCTGAACACCATCGTAAACGACTTCCTCACCTACGGGCGTGAGCTATATATAAACAAGAAAGAAACGGATATGCTGAGCCTTGCGGAGAAATCCGCCGTACTCCTCGAGATGGACGCCTCAAACAGGGATGTATTCATCGATGTTAAAGGTGTTAACACGAAGATAAACGCCGACCCGGACCGTATGCTCCAGGTGCTGTTCAACCTCCTGCATAATGCAGTGCACGCAAGCCCCGAGGGTAGCGTTGTAAACCTTGAGATATACGAACAGAAGCTCTGCATAACAAACGAAACGGACGGAAGCGAGATTGACAAAAACAAGCTTTTCGAGCCCTTCTATACAACCAAAACAAGGGGTAGCGGGCTTGGACTTGCAGTGGTAAAACGTATATGCTCCCTTCACGGTTTCGGCGTAAAAGTTACACATATATCACCCTTCAGGGTGGAAATAGATTTTGGTGAAGGATCATGATCAACAGAATACTCATTGTGGATGACGAAGAGAACCACAGGCTGATGCTTAAGCTCCATCTAAAGGACAGGGGCTATGAAATCGAAGAGGCGGTTAACGGCGCCGATGCGCTCACCAAACTGGGGGATACACTCCCCGATCTTA encodes:
- a CDS encoding ATP-binding protein, which translates into the protein MNDKGINYAGRLRIILIAVILLNLVHAVIHIGSYRKSITYHERTLVTIGVNTLRSFEGGRRAFMGNRFAGTERLTRFAQTIAANGAILNMVLYTPDGEVLINPYPERTPELRTDIKDINSFNTDQGMVMYSNFNIMHPRRGMMHGRPSQENMKEVIAALVIDDTPLRDAKKQMYTGLVQILLIMALLVAAYLFAIRFIKLNTKQTERLKSAEQEAEMGRMSQVLAHEIKNPLSTISGLVDYAKGKVGDESISDVLSRSSSEIKRLNTIVNDFLTYGRELYINKKETDMLSLAEKSAVLLEMDASNRDVFIDVKGVNTKINADPDRMLQVLFNLLHNAVHASPEGSVVNLEIYEQKLCITNETDGSEIDKNKLFEPFYTTKTRGSGLGLAVVKRICSLHGFGVKVTHISPFRVEIDFGEGS